The DNA region aatgttgacatcttttctcatTTGGAAGTCGCTCTTAATACCTCACacattttttcaatgttatcatccgggcttcttaatggctgatgcaatgcataTGTCACGACAGCCGTCGTGTGTCTAACCAGTCAAGCAATGAAAACAACAATAAGTATTTACAatctttatctatatataaaatcaataaattcacaaatatacacattcacacacacacaaaatattaacaaaaaaaatgtttctaatatcTGATTCGTCAATGTCCTATGGTGGTATATTGGACAGCAGTGTCCCTCCAGTGTTCCTCCAATGTGTCCTCCTTCGGTACCACGTCCTAAGATGACGGCTTCCGTCCACCGGCTTCCAGCGTAGTAAGTGAATACTCGAAGGAGGTTGCACGGGTGGTAAGATGTTCAATACCGGAACACTGGTGACTATGGCCGAATCATCACTGGGACATTGCTGGAGCCTTGCTGGAaccttttaattatatataaataacaatattttcaattaaacgtTTCACTTTCACAATATTCTTATTTACCTAATTACCGCAACTGCACGCCATACAATCACACCGAACAATACTCGCTCTACAAAACCGTTAAGTGTATTAGACCCCTCAACGTATCAAACACAGTCACAGTTTAAAAGCGTATAAGACCTCTTAACATGTAATATAGTTAAGTGTATAAGACCCCTTAACATTACAAAACAGTCAATGTATGACCAAAAACGCCGTATAAGACTACGAAATAGAAACTCACAAATAAACTAGCAAACCACGCTTGTCACACAAACGCACCATAACTCTacggtaaataaacaagtaTGTAAAACGGTAACACGAAAATACTATCGAACACGTATAAGAACAGTTACCTAAAGtcttaaatattataaacaagACTAAAGTATAAGGAAAAACGAACTTACCCCTAATGGAGATGGTTACCGTAAAAAATACACTTAGCTATACATCGTGTTACTACTGCAGTGCGTGCTAATGGACCCCGGCTCACTGACCAAAACATGGGTATTTATAGCATCATAGTAAACAAATAGAACAGTCCGAGTATAGTCCAATATTGACCAATacctgaattgataaaattgagGCACCAAAAAGGATATGAACATAGAATAAAAATCAGAGGTACCCTATAGGAAAATAGTAAGaatgaataaatctattgaTTGTGACAGCataatccccgtagactttcaatttttagcCATGAATTGAAACTTAattgacaagctagagggggtgTTTCAAAAGGAAAATCTTAAGATTTTTTCATACTGTTGAATGAACATTGTCTGaatcaagaggtatttataaatatagaataatctaagaaaatatgcggcaaaaatatcttgggacagacttaaGTATGAGATTTACCAGGTAATGATTTCAAGAGTTCATTGATTCATATATGTATGTAGatttatattatcattataGATAAATTTCAGTAATCATAAATTCACTGGCAAAAACCTCTGCAATTTAAAGTGGTTATTGATTATAGTATCTTTTAAACAGTGAAGTTGGTTTGAATTCAATCTCAATACATTTACCACTTTAATAGATGTTGATTCTTAATAATCACAACAACGATCATATCAATGATGAATGACATTTAGTTTGCAATATACACACAAATGTACCATGTATATTCATAAGATTTATCACAGACCAACACATTTCATTAAGGATAAAACATTTCAATAGACGGTTCGTAGGACAGTTCAGTTCTTCATCACTTCCAACAAAGACAGCACTACATTAAACAGAGACTTTGCACACGCTTCATCTTTAAGATGGCCGATTTTCTCCACCAGACTCGAAGAATTGCACAAGTGTTTGTAAATCATAGTTATCCAAGACCTCCAATAATGCAGGGACCCGACCTTTGACATTTTGACCTTTGAACTTGAACTTATCTATGTACAAGTCTGTGATCATTCCTGTAATAGAAAGAGATTCTGGTAACTTCATTGTTAATATGAAGCatatttatgataatcatacccctgtgtaccttttttttcattttgatgtaaAATTTCTATTACATTTTTAGTCTGATAACTTGAACTTTTTTGCTGACTACAAACTCTACAAATGCTGAATCAGCGTTTGTAGAGTTTGTAGTCTGCAAACAAGTTCAAGTTATCAGactaaaaatgtaatgtagcaATTTGGATAACAGCTGAAAGTTTTTCATAGAAATTTGCTAGCTGTCTTGAAAAAAATAAGGTATATAATATAGCACaaaaaatgttgacacattTAAATAATAGTGTACCGTAGAGTCTCTCAAGATGGCAGGGCTGTCTTTTGAACTCGGCCTGTAGCTCCTCGGCATCTTCAAGAATTTGCCGATATTCAGGCGACATAAAAGTTGTGTCATTCTCGTGAACCTGAAGCTcctgttatataaaaattataaaataaaacaatattcttGACTATATATTGCTATACATtggataaatgaaatataattaatatttcaataaaaatgttgtaGTCGGGggaaacattttctcttctagaAATCAACAATCTACCTTAAGAGCATCAATGAGCTGAACTTTTTTGGCTAGGAGGAGTTGGTATTCCAGTTTTGGATGTATCAGGTTCAATGTGTATGGGATTGAGTCATCATTTATTTCTGCAAATGAAAATGTGGCACAAGTCAAAATGACATGATCAAGatataaggtacatgtatattaagtacCCGGTGTCTCACTGAGATTTGCAAATGCGAAAATTCAATAATCTTAATTCTTCACATTTAAccataatcaaaatacatgtataaagaaatcTACCGTAGGTAATATTGAGACTGATCTTTTTCTTTGTCGCTTCCTTTGTCAACACATCCTTCAGAATGGAGATAGTTGAGATGTTGTCAGATCTAAATATAGCTTCACCTTTCTTGGTGACCTTGGCATTACTACCACTGTAAATAAGCAAAATTGACAACatcaattaatataaaaacCAATCAGATTAGCTTTACATTATTCCATGTAAACATAAGCCCTAATACGTAAAAAGAATGAtaaatttaatctttattattgttATTGCATGATTTTAACCTGACAGAAATTAGAactttttacattacatgtcctACCTgaggaaaaaatatacatttactttaggactaaaatataacattataaacataaataagATGTGTCAGTTCACTAAATTTGACTGAAATATATCCTGTATAGCAGCAATGCATTCCTTTATTTCATACCCATACAATATAACAAGCATAGAAACAGAGATGCAGATATCTGACATTGCATATACACGTAATGCACTAGTTGTTGCCACAATCCAATTTATATCTGAAGTAAGCAAGGCTTTCCCTGATcatatatatgcatgtttttttGCCTCAATTTAGATTTAGTCCTTTTCAGACCGCCATGTATAGTTTCTGTGATATTCACAGAGCGGAAAAGCAGTCGGGTATATGTAGATAAATTTACTTCAGTAAATAATATATGCAGGGTATATTTGATCTAGTTTTGATCACGATAAGCCAAATATGTTGTGGGCATGAATACATTTATCTTGCAAGACAATGTAGTACATTAAACAAGTTAATTAATCTTAAGAGGCTTCATTAGTTATCTACATGTTAATTGAATATACATGTGAAGCCATTAGTACTTAGGCTAATGATTGAAGCATATTCTGGTCATTTACATCTTCCGAAGTCAACGCAATTATTTGcctaataatgaaaatatattcatgtacatattgCAGGAAGAACAACAGTGTAGCATCAGATACCagggtacatacatgtagctgtaAGGCAGAGAACCAACAAGTTTGTGGCAGATTGAAcacattttctttttgttttgttttttttcttttagaaaataaCTTGCAAAGAATGGCAGAATATAACAGGAAATTGGATCAAACTTGAGTTCAAAGGTGAATGGTATAGTGACAAAGGTCAAATTCAGGATCAAGATAACATCTAGTGGAACCAAACAACCAGTGCATGACAAACACGCCGTGCAGGAATAGCATACAAACCTGTCAAATCCAGTCCTGACAAAATCCACATAAATCGTGTCAATCaaacatataataaaaactttaaaaacattaaaattgtagAAAAATTGTAAAGCAGTGCATTTACCACAACATTTATCAAGCCCCCTTTTGACTCCACATTGAAATATCTATATTTATGGTAATTGTTTTGAGCTCACTACTGCCTCctatttttccaaaaattacttttttcaatGTCAGTAAAAATAATGGCTTGAataaaagttgattaaaaaattacaacaagaggcccatgggccacatcgctcacctgaacaacagttccttgtaacattctatttcatagcaaatgttatttctattttaaactttgaacccctttctggggccccagGATTGGCCCGGGGTTAATGGTTGGCTTTAACaactacactatttgaggatccttgcattataatctcacaaactgtagcattgtagttctcaagaagaaaatttttaaacattttctaacatttctatgttaaactttgaaccacACTTGGGGCCTCAGTATTGGTCTGGGGGTCTTGGGGCCCAAGTATTAGtccgggggtcacaattttaccaatttagaatctacaatagccaattatgcttgcatagtaatctcacaaactgttgcactgtagttcttgagaagaagatttttaaacatgttccctatatatttctatgttaattttgaaCCCATTCTTGGGCCATAATATTAGTCTGGGGGTCACGGCTTCCCCAATTTAGAAACTTTACAATTTGagaatgcttgcatagtaatctcacaaattgaagcattgtagttctcctccataagatttttaaacatgttccctcCTATCTTTCTATGtgaaacattgaaccccttctcCTGGAGCCCAAGTATTAGATCGCTTCTATAATTTAAAGTTTACACTATTTCAGGATCCAAGTAAAATAATCTCACAAAGTAtgacattgtagttctcgaaaagatttttttaaacgtttcctatatacgagggtcaatcaaaaaatacgaagacttttgtcatagttatgttacttaacgtcgtatcattactaaatttggtagacataattaagCAATAGTTTCAAAGAATTTGCAAGGAAAAAagttaattaatttctttatttctaagaattatttagaatttaatcctgcaaaaatgaggtcacggcgcacggtcaaaatttgtgttatgtcaacaataaaccatataatgttgaaagtaatatctctattaATTGGgcataaaaccaaataatattgaaacttcaaatttagtatagtcatggtattctatgtaccaaataatgaagggatatattgttttgtcgaacagatattagtaactaaagacagatagtcctctttagagttgactaaaaacatcgacgtcgccggacgtcacggcgcaacgaaaagtacaaataaaatggatctaactcaggaaaaagccgatagaagctgtgaaaatgctcaatggtgcaaaaaataagtcaacaattaaatgcaagtttgtgtttaactgtaataaattttgtgagGGTGGCggtcattgtattttgaatataaaacagtccgaaagagagcagaatatctgtaaatatttggtcaaaaaaataagtaacgtaaatcgacgttcagggttatccttactgtaaactaagaaaTACACggtaagaaaatgaaaactttaatgaactaacttatgattctcgaacaaatgtgtgcaaataagatgttaagtggttcagtgccattttaaattgaatggagaaaggcacaagagactaagcatgatataaagatggggtatatctataaactgtgcatgtttaatcttgacgtcatgttttgaacattaccgtgcgccgtggtgacaaaacataatgtttttaaaaaggggtaacaaaaataccgtttcatcaaatggactaaaacttcgcatatcaataacataagtgtcgGTGCaaagattaatctgttaaatatgactttcatgaaaaacatATGATAGACAGcaacattgtcttcgtattttttgattgaccctcgtatatctttgttaaactttgaacccctcttgatgCCTAAGTATTAgtccgagggtcatgattttaacactttAGAATCTACAATTGCCAAGGATGTATGCATAGTGATATCCCAAACTGTTGCATTGTAgttcctgagaagaagattttaaaacagtttttgcccgggggtcacaattttaacatatagaatcttcactatacatacaagcttttgtataaatattggaatttctggtgcagtggttcttgatatgaagatttttaaacaattttcctaCATATTTCGATGTTTAAGTTGTAGCCCGgaccgcctggggccccagttttggtccagtggtcacgattttaacaatttagaatattcactatatatacaagcttttgtgtaaatgttggaatttctggtgcagtggtttttgagaaagaaatttttttaaacatttatcctatggattttcatgttaaactttgaaccatgcctggggccccagttttggtccgggggtcacaatttttacaatttagaatgttcactatatataaaagcttttgtgtgGATATGGGCTTTTTATGGTGCAGTGGTTCGtgatatgaagatttttaaacatttatcctatggatttctatgttaaactttaaaccccgcctggggccttAGTTTTGGTCCGGGAGTCGTGATTTTTATAATtgagaatcttcactatatatacaagctattgtgtaaatattggcatttctggtgcagtgggtcttgagaagatgatttttaaacatttttcctacgtATTtccatattaaaatttgaaccccgcctggggccccagttttggtccgggggtcgcaatttttacaatttagaatcttcactatatatacaagctattgtgtaaatgttggcatttcttgttcagtggttcttgagaagaagatttttaaacatttttccaatgtatttcaatgttaaactttgaaccccgcctggggccccagttttggtccgggggtcacaatttttacaattgagtatcttcactatatatacaagcttttgtgtaaatattggcatttctggtgcagtggttcttgagaagaagatttttaaacatttttccaatgtatttcaatgttaaactttgaaccccgcctggggccccagttttggtccagaggtcacgatttttacaattgagaatcttcactatatatacaagcttttgtgtaaatattggaatttctggtgcagtggttcttgagaagaagatgatttttaaacatttttccaatgtatttccatgttaaattttgaacccttcctggggccccagttttggtcggggggtcacgatttttacaatttagaatcttcactatatatacaagcttttgtgtaaatattggcatttctggtgcagtggttcttgagaagaagatttttaaacatttttacaatgtatTCCCATGtgaaattttgaaccccgcctggggccccagttttggtccaggGCTcaagatttttacaatttagaatcttcactatacatacaagcttttgtgtaaatattggaatttctggtgcagtggttcttgagaagaagatttttaaagacatgcaccctattttcactgtttcgtaattatctcccctttaaaaagggttgtaccctttattttaacaatttagaatccccttttcataaggatgctttgtaccaagtttggttaaatttggcccagaggtttttgagaagaagtcaaaaatgtgaaaagtttacagacggacggacagacagacagacggacggacggacggacggacgacggacaacgggtgatcagaaaagctcacttgaaccttcggttcaggtgagctaaaaattatttattcatatcaATTAAACTCCATACAAAAGATTTTATTTCCATCTAAAGAACTACAAGCAAAACTTCACTAATATATCAGCACAAATCTTTTGTATCAATTTTGGGCAATTCGCAGGAAAACCCACAAATGAGATTGcatttaatataataataaacataagaGTAATATATGCATATTTAGTGAAAACCTTTGCATTTTACATTAAATGTATCAAGCCTGAAGTTAGtgatgaaaaaattaagatttgatCTATCAACCCAACCACttaataatgaatgaaatagatttttaaaaagctacTAAATGAAAGTTATCAAAAAGTACGAGAAAAATTCTCCATTGTTCTCACTCACCTGTAAACACACTCGAGTTGAGTGTCAAGGAATGTGGACACAAAATGGAATGTGATACAGTCCCCTGGGGGTGTCCTCTCAGGGAGCTCAGGGAGACAGAAACAGACCCAGGAGTGGACCTCAGCCAGACTGAATGGCCCTGATAACTTGATGGTGTTCAAAGGCCTGTAACACAGTTAGCACTCTGACAATGTCTGTACTTCAAAGTCCAGTTACCATGTTGAGGAATCCCCATTGTTTGTTGGGGTTCAATGGTCGTGATTTTTGAGGATCCAATCAACTTAATATTAGTACTGGGTAATAGAGTTTACCCGCtattttttgtaacaaaatggtTACCTACCATGTAAATGTAATACAAATCAGTAAAATATTGATCACTTGTGAAATTGTGAATCttccttttgtatttcttgCTATCAGTAATAGTAAAAAGAGGACAATTTCTGTGGCTATTTTGTAAAATCACTGAAAATATACCCATGCCAATTGGTTTTTTATGATAGATTCTTGTTATTCCCAACAGGTAAAATCAATATCACATCACTTTATTTGAACTCATACCTTGCATCATCGAACACATGGGTCCTCTGATGTAGAGACAATGGCTTGATCTGGTACTGCTTAACCCGACAGGTTTTCGGTTGGACCCTAGGGGTGATGTATGCTTGAAGGGTACCATACTGCCCCTCAATGGAGCGGATTTTAAGCTCTAGACGAGTTGTGTTTGCTTGGCAGCGGTAGGTGGCCAAAAGAAAGTTACCCTCctagaaaattaaaacaaaaatcaagaaaattaatGCAATAAGTCTATCTGTTAAAATCAATCtgtattttcttcctttttcttcatttaacaACTGCTTTAGTGGTGTTTcaattaaataaacatgtaaacattaatgAAAAGGGTGCTTATAGAATGGTCATGTATAAACATCAAAAGGGAGATTACTCTGGTTTACTTTGAGTATACTCTGACCTTATTAGCAAACACTGTCATATGATCACGGATTGTACTGACCTCAGGGTTACAGGCGCTGTAGCTGACCACCGCTGAGTTTTTCTCCACATCCAAAAGATCTATGGGGACATCACTCTAAAACAAGAAATCAGATAGCATCATTGCATCTCTTAATTGTTTCTATTATACATTTACCATATTTGATATACAATGCCAGTAAACAATCTAACATGAGGCCTACAGGCCTTAATGGTCACCTAAGTACCATAACCCTTAGACGGACCTGACAGTGGGtctcatttttgcattttaagcttcattttggAATCTAAACCATAATCCCTAATCTGaatttgatgtttaaaaaaattcaataaggGAAGGGAAGGGGACCAAGAGTCAGAAGAATCTCAGATTATTTATATCCTAGGTCCAGATGCCAAAAATTGCACaggaaattaaagtaaattccCTAAAATATGGTCGCAATAGGTTACCCGAGTGACTTAAGGGAcctaaaaaatttacatgttcACTATATGGCTAAATTTCTCATTTGTCAATATTGGCCCCATCCTAGGACCTGAACCTCTGAAACAGGGACTATGAATTTCACATCACAGGCAAAaagcttcatggacattattaCCAAGCATATaaatttctcaaatatatatgggagtagagaagattttctaagatttaatgcatttttccTATATGTCCTTATTGACCCCACCCATGGGCCTGAACCCTGATCCATAGGCCATtagtttcacaattttggtaaaagactttatggacatcataatcatacaTTTAGGTTTGTTTTCcaacatgtgtgggagtagagaagaagatttttgaaaacataGCCCTTTTTCCTTAATTGTCCCTGTACAAAGACATTTTTACCTTTACAAGGACACTGTTACCTGCAGAAGGACATTGTCAATAGGTAGCTGTAACTCTAGACTCAAGGTGTAGCTGGCATCTTCACGATTCAGAACAAATTTGTCATTGATGTCAAAGTGAGGCACTGCAGATATTGCGGTTTTACTGGTGGCCGTTTGCTGGTACTTCTCTCGCTCTGTAACTACCTTCTGCTGCAACTCCTCTAGCTCCCCTCTTGATTAACAAAATCACAGAAAACTTAAATGAGATCAGGGATTATATCTAAGATGaatatcaaatgaattaaaTCAGATGAATACTTAGATGGATAAATTATCATTGTGCAAATATCTAAATCTATATCCACACAAGCATATAAGAGAAGCCAATCATGAATCTTAATTGAtatgctaaaaatagaaataactttagtgtagtacatgtactaagcaCAGGTATTTACAAATAATCTTCAAATTGTGTGAATTAATCACAAGACATAAATTGTGGATTTAAAAAGTCCTTGATATGGAGATCAATGCACAtgtttacaatacatgtatcagattttaaaaatctttatctaTAAAtgatagttttaaaaatgaccGATTTTAAAACTGATCCATATATTCTATAAACTGTAATCAAAAAGTTTACCAATTTGGTACAAAAACTGGGCATAAACAACAACACTAATACTAGCATTGAAATACAAGTTCAGACCCATAGTGGCTAAATCTTTGAGGTCGCATACTTACATCAACAAAGAACTCATGTACCGTGTTTCTCCATTTATACATACTTGAGTGAGTTGATTTTGGCTTTGGCCGCTGTGTCTGGAATTATGGGAGTAGAGCTCAAGCCTTTGGACATTTGCTCGGAAGTCAACCCTAGTACCCAACCTGTGCACATCAACCCAGTGTTACAGCAGACAGATAACTGTATTAGAACCAGAAGCATGCCAGGAAGGTGTAACAATGGCAGACGTAGTCTCCAAAATGCCAGTGATCTAAAAACCCTAGAACATttgattttcttcaaaaattaacCCCtaaatttgtttgatatttaaattttcagtaaaGTTATTAACCCATTAGCTTCCTGGCATGCACTGGTTTAATGCTGTTGGAAATATTCCAGTAAAATTAAAGCATGTGAAACGATTGTGAGTGTGAAGGCATCAATGTACTGAAGTACCGGTAATTGCAGGAGGGTAAGTATAAGGTGTGACATGGAAAAAACTCAAGGGTTGCCATGATAAGGAAACAATGTTAATAAGTAATTCATGGAAATAGAGAGGAAATTCACCCATTTTGCTCTAGAGCCTTTGTCAAAGGTATACAATATCAAGCAAAagaaatggttttaaaatttacacataaaattaaaaaaaaaattaaatattgttattctGACTCTATATTTGTTGCCTAGctgaaaaaatttgaagaaacacaaaatacatgtaaaagaaaacCACTGGCAGTCTAGAGCATCGTGTTTTCAGGAGAAATGCTGCAAACTGTGCAAAAATAAGCTGATCAAGCCATGAGACCCTTGTTACCTAAGACCAATAATTTTTTCGCGCCCCTGGTCTGAGAGATGATAAACATCTGGCCCGCTTTCTTTGATATTGGGCTCAGATGTGAGAGCACTGATCCAGCCTAAAATCATCCAGCAACAGTCAGTAAAATGGTCGAAGGGAGTTAGCAATTCTAAGGtctttctttttgtaaaattgataaaatgatatagatatacatctgtacttaaaaaaagatataagaAAATCATAATTCACATGCCTGGGAGTTTGTGCTggtgaatttttcattcagaaaaagaaatatcaaaataatgacTCAAAGAACTAAGAGATGTTTTTTCCTT from Crassostrea angulata isolate pt1a10 chromosome 7, ASM2561291v2, whole genome shotgun sequence includes:
- the LOC128156151 gene encoding Bardet-Biedl syndrome 7 protein homolog isoform X1, with amino-acid sequence MMELNLTRVDYLQVGVTSSKSMRLLPPQIPGKPQRIVVGDHNGELQCLGMKKGEAVPVFNATLKKKITRVELGGPVGGTRERIFATSGSEIKGYTKKGKNFLSFDTSLAEPIQTMYVEGAELFTCGNYVYNHYHDCKDANHFLSADSICDVICIPTNKVPDVTPVLACQDRVLRVLQDSDLLYEVEVPGPPSVMQLYGNDGGEEGDEILYGTSDGRVGLVQIGRMAPSHRWELPNEKRNGGVLALDSYDITADGVLDLIVGRDDGLVEIYSYDESDEPIFRFKQQLSESVTSVQGGVIATQGFDEIVCSTYAGWVLGLTSEQMSKGLSSTPIIPDTAAKAKINSLKGELEELQQKVVTEREKYQQTATSKTAISAVPHFDINDKFVLNREDASYTLSLELQLPIDNVLLQSDVPIDLLDVEKNSAVVSYSACNPEEGNFLLATYRCQANTTRLELKIRSIEGQYGTLQAYITPRVQPKTCRVKQYQIKPLSLHQRTHVFDDARPLNTIKLSGPFSLAEVHSWVCFCLPELPERTPPGDCITFHFVSTFLDTQLECVYRTGFDSGSNAKVTKKGEAIFRSDNISTISILKDVLTKEATKKKISLNITYEINDDSIPYTLNLIHPKLEYQLLLAKKVQLIDALKELQVHENDTTFMSPEYRQILEDAEELQAEFKRQPCHLERLYGMITDLYIDKFKFKGQNVKGRVPALLEVLDNYDLQTLVQFFESGGENRPS
- the LOC128156151 gene encoding Bardet-Biedl syndrome 7 protein homolog isoform X3, which codes for MMELNLTRVDYLQVGVTSSKSMRLLPPQIPGKPQRIVVGDHNGELQCLGMKKGEAVPVFNATLKKKITRVELGGPVGGTRERIFATSGSEIKGYTKKGKNFLSFDTSLAEPIQTMYVEGAELFTCGNYVYNHYHDCKDANHFLSADSICDVICIPTNKVPDVTPVLACQDRVLRVLQDSDLLYEVEVPGPPSVMQLYGNDGGEEGDEILYGTSDGRVGLVQIGRMAPSHRWELPNEKRNGGVLALDSYDITADGVLDLIVGRDDGLVEIYSYDESDEPIFRFKQQLSESVTSVQGGVIATQGFDEIVCSTYAGWVLGLTSEQMSKGLSSTPIIPDTAAKAKINSLKGELEELQQKVVTEREKYQQTATSKTAISAVPHFDINDKFVLNREDASYTLSLELQLPIDNVLLQSDVPIDLLDVEKNSAVVSYSACNPEEGNFLLATYRCQANTTRLELKIRSIEGQYGTLQAYITPRVQPKTCRVKQYQIKPLSLHQRTHVFDDARPLNTIKLSGPFSLAEVHSWVCFCLPELPERTPPGDCITFHFVSTFLDTQLECVYSGSNAKVTKKGEAIFRSDNISTISILKDVLTKEATKKKISLNITYEINDDSIPYTLNLIHPKLEYQLLLAKKVQLIDALKELQVHENDTTFMSPEYRQILEDAEELQAEFKRQPCHLERLYGMITDLYIDKFKFKGQNVKGRVPALLEVLDNYDLQTLVQFFESGGENRPS
- the LOC128156151 gene encoding Bardet-Biedl syndrome 7 protein homolog isoform X2, with amino-acid sequence MMELNLTRVDYLQVGVTSSKSMRLLPPQIPGKPQRIVVGDHNGELQCLGMKKGEAVPVFNATLKKKITRVELGGPVGGTRERIFATSGSEIKGYTKKGKNFLSFDTSLAEPIQTMYVEGAELFTCGNYVYNHYHDCKDANHFLSADSICDVICIPTNKVPDVTPVLACQDRVLRVLQDSDLLYEVEVPGPPSVMQLYGNDGGEEGDEILYGTSDGRVGLVQIGRMAPSHRWELPNEKRNGGVLALDSYDITADGVLDLIVGRDDGLVEIYSYDESDEPIFRFKQQLSESVTSVQGGVIATQGFDEIVCSTYAGWISALTSEPNIKESGPDVYHLSDQGREKIIGLRGELEELQQKVVTEREKYQQTATSKTAISAVPHFDINDKFVLNREDASYTLSLELQLPIDNVLLQSDVPIDLLDVEKNSAVVSYSACNPEEGNFLLATYRCQANTTRLELKIRSIEGQYGTLQAYITPRVQPKTCRVKQYQIKPLSLHQRTHVFDDARPLNTIKLSGPFSLAEVHSWVCFCLPELPERTPPGDCITFHFVSTFLDTQLECVYRTGFDSGSNAKVTKKGEAIFRSDNISTISILKDVLTKEATKKKISLNITYEINDDSIPYTLNLIHPKLEYQLLLAKKVQLIDALKELQVHENDTTFMSPEYRQILEDAEELQAEFKRQPCHLERLYGMITDLYIDKFKFKGQNVKGRVPALLEVLDNYDLQTLVQFFESGGENRPS